The following proteins are co-located in the Desulfurococcus amylolyticus Z-533 genome:
- a CDS encoding thiamine pyrophosphate-dependent enzyme produces MTVQTLPEFPVKKGEPAYKVWIFEPGWKGEIPLNFNLRQLAEQKRPVLLPGHRLCAGCTAPLVVKLASFALRGPTIFVNATGCLEVASTIFPYTSWAAPWIHVAFENAAAVAGGVESAIKALKKTGRLPYDHVDVIVFAGDGGTFDIGFQALSGMAERGHDVLYILYDNEAYMNTGIQRSGGTPQFASTTTSPAGEVIPGKTQAKKPIADIMVAHRIPYVATATPAHWMDFMKKVRRGLEVNGPAFIHALSDCNRGWRHETDISVEIMRRAVDTCYFPLWEWTPEQGYMLTDRSLAIARNPALKQPIEKYIEVQGRFRHLLKPENKELLKQFQEYVDKVWEDLLRRASNAPK; encoded by the coding sequence ATGACGGTTCAAACTCTGCCAGAATTCCCTGTTAAAAAGGGTGAGCCAGCATACAAGGTATGGATTTTCGAACCGGGTTGGAAGGGCGAGATACCGTTAAACTTCAACCTCAGGCAACTGGCTGAACAAAAGAGGCCGGTGCTATTACCTGGTCACAGGCTATGTGCTGGATGTACTGCACCATTGGTAGTAAAGCTAGCTAGCTTTGCTCTCAGAGGTCCAACGATATTCGTTAACGCCACCGGGTGTCTCGAGGTAGCATCCACGATATTTCCCTATACAAGCTGGGCTGCTCCATGGATCCACGTAGCATTCGAGAACGCTGCGGCTGTTGCCGGAGGCGTTGAATCAGCGATTAAGGCATTGAAGAAAACCGGGAGGTTACCTTATGATCACGTGGATGTTATAGTGTTTGCCGGTGATGGAGGAACCTTTGACATAGGATTCCAGGCTTTAAGCGGTATGGCTGAAAGGGGTCACGACGTATTATACATACTCTACGATAATGAGGCCTACATGAACACTGGTATACAGAGATCCGGTGGAACCCCGCAATTCGCGTCAACAACTACATCACCAGCCGGTGAAGTGATACCAGGTAAAACACAGGCTAAGAAGCCGATAGCCGATATAATGGTGGCCCATAGAATACCATATGTTGCTACAGCTACGCCAGCCCACTGGATGGATTTCATGAAGAAGGTTAGAAGGGGCTTAGAGGTTAATGGTCCGGCATTCATCCATGCATTAAGTGATTGTAACCGTGGATGGAGGCATGAAACAGATATATCAGTAGAGATAATGAGGAGAGCGGTTGATACATGCTACTTCCCATTATGGGAGTGGACACCTGAGCAGGGATATATGTTGACAGATAGGAGTCTAGCGATAGCTAGGAACCCGGCTTTAAAGCAACCCATTGAAAAATACATCGAGGTCCAAGGTAGGTTCAGACACCTATTAAAGCCGGAGAACAAGGAGCTATTAAAGCAATTCCAGGAATACGTTGACAAAGTATGGGAAGACCTCTTAAGAAGGGCTAGTAATGCACCAAAGTAG
- a CDS encoding DUF2079 domain-containing protein — MKHQSVGGRRALVTGVTGFVGPYLAKKLLRARILIIAFSVYVMLFSALSSLRHYTFNSQAFDLGIFIQLFWQTIHGNFWYVWPRASPAYSPVFPHISPLALLLCAIYHLLPFPYTLLTLQSVILALPTFYIYRIANTVLKDGRKSLVISLIYLLHPAIMWVNLYDFHLEAFIPLFFSMAFYYWLTNDIKKFVISFLLLISVFDSSVPIALMLILYVLIRELGTFNALNMLSKPRQMMSKRILTYIVLFVSSAIYFFLAESIKNIIWPQRRIYEPPIWAKFALENLWIDVSLKLSYLVTLLFPVAFLPLHSPLELLPALPYFAVAFLSTHRPYYVIVWQYNAVVIAQIFVATIYAMKKLDGRKSLTKKLIALTAIAIAIYGPINPVLLTSSPGNFQLPNPHVYYGHKVLGLIEPDASVLAQENIYPHLANRPIIHSLWPSNAPPPEYIVVDVSRTYFFLAPLERVELGGGKSICDQVVDFMERYKYGVIASADGFVLLRLNYTGEPKVFVPYKLIISPDQLIPEGEARIVTYKGSKVLYLPKGFEHKVGYVWHGPWSPIPPGNYAVKLSVEIGDVGDLSMGEKLVKVQVIWWEKNKIYAERLITADDFKQREAFIVLNFRVDGFVSKLEVVGVELQGKADLFIKQIEIEQVKP; from the coding sequence ATGAAGCATCAAAGTGTGGGTGGGAGAAGAGCGCTGGTAACAGGTGTTACGGGATTCGTAGGCCCCTATCTAGCTAAAAAGCTTTTGCGCGCACGCATTTTAATTATCGCTTTTAGTGTATATGTGATGCTTTTCTCGGCTTTATCTTCATTGAGACATTATACTTTTAATTCTCAAGCTTTTGATTTAGGTATATTCATTCAACTTTTCTGGCAGACAATCCATGGTAACTTTTGGTATGTATGGCCACGTGCTAGTCCAGCATACTCTCCAGTATTCCCCCACATCTCTCCATTGGCATTGCTATTATGTGCTATTTATCATCTATTGCCCTTCCCCTATACGCTTTTGACACTACAATCAGTTATACTGGCCTTACCCACATTCTACATTTACAGAATAGCTAACACAGTACTTAAGGACGGGCGGAAATCTTTGGTTATCTCCTTAATTTACCTACTTCATCCAGCTATTATGTGGGTCAATCTTTACGATTTTCACTTGGAAGCATTTATTCCGCTTTTCTTCTCGATGGCTTTTTACTATTGGCTGACTAATGATATTAAGAAATTCGTTATTTCTTTTCTTTTACTGATTTCTGTTTTTGATTCCAGCGTCCCTATAGCTCTCATGCTTATATTATACGTACTAATAAGGGAGCTGGGAACTTTTAATGCATTAAACATGTTGTCTAAACCGCGGCAGATGATGTCAAAGAGAATCCTGACTTATATAGTGCTCTTCGTTTCTTCAGCGATTTACTTTTTCTTAGCAGAATCGATTAAAAACATCATTTGGCCTCAAAGACGAATTTACGAGCCCCCGATATGGGCGAAGTTTGCGTTAGAGAATTTGTGGATTGACGTATCGCTCAAGTTATCGTATCTCGTTACATTGCTTTTTCCCGTAGCTTTTTTACCGCTCCATTCACCATTAGAGCTTCTTCCGGCACTGCCATACTTCGCCGTCGCTTTCCTCTCAACTCACAGACCTTACTATGTAATAGTCTGGCAGTACAACGCAGTTGTGATAGCGCAAATATTTGTAGCCACGATATACGCTATGAAGAAGCTCGATGGAAGGAAGAGCCTCACGAAGAAGTTAATAGCCCTCACAGCAATCGCGATCGCGATATACGGACCAATCAACCCAGTGCTCCTAACAAGCTCGCCGGGAAACTTTCAATTACCCAATCCTCATGTTTATTACGGCCATAAAGTTTTGGGGTTGATAGAGCCTGATGCAAGCGTGTTAGCTCAAGAAAATATTTACCCACATCTAGCCAATAGACCCATCATCCACTCATTGTGGCCTTCAAACGCCCCTCCACCTGAATATATAGTTGTTGACGTTTCAAGGACTTATTTCTTCCTAGCACCGCTCGAAAGAGTGGAGTTGGGCGGGGGCAAGAGCATTTGTGATCAGGTGGTGGACTTCATGGAGAGGTATAAGTATGGTGTCATCGCGTCAGCAGACGGGTTTGTACTTCTTAGGTTAAACTATACAGGAGAGCCGAAGGTGTTCGTGCCGTATAAGCTGATCATATCGCCTGACCAGCTAATACCTGAAGGCGAAGCACGTATCGTAACTTATAAAGGTTCTAAGGTGCTGTACTTGCCAAAAGGATTTGAACATAAGGTAGGATATGTATGGCACGGACCTTGGAGTCCAATTCCTCCAGGGAACTATGCGGTCAAGCTGAGCGTGGAGATAGGTGATGTAGGCGATCTGTCGATGGGAGAGAAGCTCGTCAAGGTTCAAGTGATATGGTGGGAGAAGAACAAGATTTATGCTGAGAGATTGATTACGGCAGATGATTTTAAACAACGAGAGGCGTTTATAGTCCTCAACTTCAGGGTAGACGGATTTGTCTCCAAGCTTGAAGTGGTGGGGGTTGAGCTGCAAGGGAAAGCGGATCTCTTCATTAAGCAAATTGAAATTGAGCAGGTGAAGCCATGA
- a CDS encoding DUF134 domain-containing protein gives MPRGVPCRWRCGVTPAFSRSFVWGGEVVYLPVKGVVGLDVSGFVEVYDYEVEALKLVHVDGLTTDEAAARLGVSKATFWRMLESCRFKIFQALSEGKPIKLVSGSLRRGVEEGERSL, from the coding sequence TTGCCTAGGGGTGTTCCTTGTAGGTGGAGGTGTGGGGTCACCCCAGCGTTCTCCCGTAGTTTTGTTTGGGGTGGTGAGGTTGTTTACCTGCCTGTTAAGGGTGTTGTCGGTCTTGATGTTTCCGGCTTCGTCGAGGTGTATGATTATGAGGTTGAGGCTCTTAAGCTGGTTCACGTTGACGGCCTGACTACTGACGAAGCTGCTGCCAGGCTAGGCGTTTCTAAAGCTACTTTCTGGCGCATGCTTGAGTCATGCAGGTTTAAAATCTTTCAAGCCCTGTCTGAAGGGAAGCCAATTAAACTTGTTTCAGGCTCTTTGAGGAGGGGTGTTGAGGAGGGAGAGAGAAGTTTATAA
- a CDS encoding thiamine-phosphate kinase produces MASLRGSLGEMGEEAVINLIADKLISKPESGESLTYPDDARDLLPRGPRLIYSMDAYRIKSLMLPWRTWSDIGWMALTGALSDVVVKGGVPSVAMIGLGLSSETDILDLEELVKGLREASNYYDVRITGGDTNESLDPWIAVSVMGFTTCKHPPSRRGARPGDIVIATGSYGSMGFVALHGVVEAGGISWVVDNTKRVYLKLEVANVIMSTYRFIHASMDVSDGLGYTLEQLSELSGYGILLENLPVHPAGLREYCKNSIECMWRHVLVGGEEYGAVLIVAGEYLDKVAEELDYYEIPYSIIGRVGNISPGIYINGARITVERWDQFRGWGKRFPMGDAR; encoded by the coding sequence GTGGCTTCATTGAGGGGATCCCTTGGGGAAATGGGTGAGGAAGCTGTAATAAATCTTATAGCTGATAAACTGATCAGCAAGCCTGAATCGGGCGAGAGTCTCACATATCCCGATGATGCTAGAGATTTACTGCCAAGAGGCCCTAGGTTAATATATTCCATGGATGCTTATAGAATAAAATCGCTTATGCTTCCATGGAGGACCTGGAGCGATATTGGGTGGATGGCTTTAACCGGTGCCCTTAGCGATGTAGTGGTTAAAGGCGGAGTGCCTAGTGTAGCAATGATTGGGTTAGGACTTAGCAGTGAAACAGATATCCTGGATTTAGAGGAGCTGGTCAAGGGGCTCCGTGAAGCGAGTAACTACTATGATGTGAGGATTACAGGGGGAGATACAAATGAAAGCCTTGATCCATGGATAGCTGTCTCAGTAATGGGGTTTACAACCTGTAAACATCCCCCAAGTAGGCGTGGAGCTAGGCCAGGCGACATCGTTATCGCCACGGGATCTTATGGCTCGATGGGTTTTGTAGCACTCCACGGTGTCGTTGAGGCTGGTGGAATAAGCTGGGTCGTTGATAACACTAAGAGGGTGTATTTGAAGCTCGAAGTAGCCAACGTGATCATGTCTACTTATAGATTCATTCATGCTTCAATGGATGTAAGTGATGGACTTGGATATACCTTGGAACAACTCTCAGAGCTCAGCGGGTATGGTATACTCCTTGAGAATCTCCCGGTACACCCAGCAGGACTTAGAGAGTATTGTAAGAACAGTATTGAATGCATGTGGAGGCATGTACTAGTTGGAGGAGAGGAGTATGGTGCCGTGCTAATTGTCGCTGGAGAGTACCTGGATAAAGTGGCTGAGGAACTAGATTACTATGAGATACCATATAGTATCATAGGGAGGGTGGGAAACATATCCCCGGGAATATATATTAATGGAGCCAGGATCACTGTGGAAAGATGGGATCAATTCAGGGGGTGGGGGAAACGTTTTCCAATGGGTGATGCCCGGTAA
- a CDS encoding NifB/NifX family molybdenum-iron cluster-binding protein has protein sequence MPTIRTSRADYLSPHFGRAPYFTLAEVQNKNYRIIDVVENLHAKHEHRGEVIINLLASRGVGAVITLGIGYGAFTKLRELGIRIYYVEPATHEKLVSVEEALNMFVNNELAEATEPREHD, from the coding sequence TTGCCGACTATCAGGACTAGCCGAGCAGACTACTTAAGCCCGCACTTCGGGAGAGCACCGTACTTCACGCTAGCTGAAGTCCAGAACAAAAACTACAGGATCATCGATGTGGTTGAGAACCTGCACGCAAAACACGAACACAGGGGGGAAGTGATAATTAATCTCCTAGCGTCACGTGGGGTAGGCGCGGTCATAACGCTAGGTATTGGGTACGGAGCCTTCACTAAGCTGAGGGAACTCGGGATAAGAATATATTACGTGGAACCAGCAACACACGAGAAATTAGTGAGTGTTGAGGAAGCACTAAACATGTTCGTCAATAACGAACTAGCGGAAGCGACGGAACCTCGCGAACACGACTAA
- a CDS encoding glycosyltransferase encodes MRILVLIPSYNDLQLVVKRVKEIERRIGDVVGEYMVVDESDEESSLKYLPLLKKIDKVRILHRERRLGKWFAWSVALDFMLNSDFDALIELNADTFIEYPRRIVRSLEEGFDVVTCYSHYLAEGSPFASYVAKFYASIHSMWKRFHLFAMGGECLALSRRAVEKFKEHNLFSDPFPLDDYVISLAGLILGLKCTSIDCGLILKLPQTLNEWMMYRLRHREKTLEMAHLYLKRKLGSNYFRKADWLIDRYWQMYKFIVARHLISSFFGTAPLVILQYLLAKIPFQVESPITWRRLQSEKRLSSNDLWSVRTALLLFRKPKGARL; translated from the coding sequence ATGAGGATACTTGTGCTTATACCGAGCTACAATGACCTCCAATTAGTTGTTAAAAGAGTGAAGGAAATTGAGAGGAGGATTGGCGATGTTGTCGGTGAATACATGGTGGTTGATGAAAGTGATGAGGAGAGCTCATTGAAATACCTCCCGCTATTAAAGAAAATAGACAAGGTTCGCATCTTGCATAGGGAGAGAAGGCTTGGAAAGTGGTTTGCTTGGTCTGTGGCACTTGACTTTATGTTAAATAGCGACTTCGATGCATTAATTGAACTTAATGCCGATACCTTTATAGAATATCCTAGGAGAATTGTGCGCTCCTTGGAGGAGGGTTTTGATGTCGTTACATGCTACTCACATTATTTGGCTGAGGGCTCGCCATTTGCATCTTATGTAGCCAAGTTCTATGCTTCCATACATAGTATGTGGAAACGATTTCATCTATTTGCAATGGGTGGAGAATGTCTGGCACTGTCGCGAAGAGCTGTCGAAAAATTTAAGGAACATAATCTATTTTCCGATCCTTTTCCCCTCGACGACTATGTTATTTCATTGGCTGGACTGATTTTGGGTCTTAAATGTACGAGCATTGATTGTGGGCTAATTCTAAAGCTCCCCCAAACTCTTAATGAATGGATGATGTATAGACTTCGTCATAGAGAGAAAACCCTTGAAATGGCTCATTTATATTTAAAGAGGAAACTAGGTTCAAATTACTTCAGGAAAGCAGATTGGTTGATAGACAGATATTGGCAGATGTACAAATTTATAGTAGCTCGGCATCTCATAAGCTCATTCTTCGGTACAGCTCCATTAGTAATCTTACAATATCTATTAGCAAAAATTCCATTCCAGGTGGAATCGCCAATTACATGGCGTAGGCTTCAATCTGAGAAAAGACTTTCTAGTAACGATCTTTGGTCTGTTAGGACTGCTCTCCTCTTATTCAGAAAACCTAAGGGGGCAAGGCTTTGA
- a CDS encoding VTT domain-containing protein — protein sequence MIEWIREVLHGAGGYIGVFTVSLISNAIPYSTIPYLFWLIPFFTRYRDLGGLIIAVAVSALGASIGKLIVYLVGRGLSTLGSESRFKQNISYFTNKHSKVIFLTVFLAAALPIPDDVVYIPVGYARYSVPLFFIALLAGKLVITVMAAIYGRTLSFLFEERVGLPTWLSIIFYIFLTIIVMYVAGSINWVNVSNIAGEKGATKAIDFLFKEIALSLKRIPERISSLIKRILDLIRWEQS from the coding sequence TTGATAGAGTGGATTAGAGAGGTTTTACATGGAGCCGGTGGATACATAGGGGTTTTCACGGTTTCCCTTATTTCAAACGCCATACCATACTCCACAATACCCTACTTATTCTGGCTGATACCATTTTTCACGCGGTACAGGGATTTAGGGGGTCTCATAATAGCTGTAGCCGTCTCAGCCCTCGGGGCTAGCATTGGTAAGCTAATAGTGTATTTAGTAGGTAGGGGGTTAAGTACCCTGGGGAGTGAGTCGAGGTTTAAGCAGAATATATCGTATTTTACGAATAAGCACTCCAAAGTTATATTCCTAACAGTGTTCCTGGCGGCTGCTCTACCCATACCTGACGACGTGGTGTATATACCTGTGGGGTATGCTAGGTATAGTGTCCCATTATTCTTCATTGCCCTACTTGCCGGTAAACTAGTAATAACAGTCATGGCCGCTATCTATGGAAGAACCCTCTCCTTTCTCTTCGAAGAGCGGGTTGGATTACCTACATGGCTCTCTATAATATTTTACATCTTTTTAACAATCATAGTAATGTATGTAGCCGGCTCCATAAACTGGGTCAACGTAAGCAATATAGCTGGGGAGAAGGGGGCGACTAAAGCAATTGATTTCCTCTTCAAGGAAATAGCTTTATCACTGAAGAGGATCCCGGAACGCATATCATCCTTGATCAAGAGAATCCTAGACTTAATCCGCTGGGAACAATCCTAA
- a CDS encoding DUF2299 domain-containing protein, with amino-acid sequence MRESVQDLIVKWLMEESFTTRKLEAPPGAGIKWGINVTTPGNPGVNFTVVNPVDKPDRYILALAIVVSPEHARELEKMKPAERLRVMNSILSKALTVCIDCKIMVQPNIVTPQTITVNMEFFEDELRSYGKSFFLRLVWRFLNTYLAIVSGFNEWMPVPPPSTDKLSPQTFI; translated from the coding sequence TTGAGGGAGAGCGTGCAGGATCTAATAGTTAAATGGTTGATGGAGGAGTCATTTACAACCAGGAAGCTTGAGGCACCTCCTGGAGCAGGTATTAAATGGGGAATCAATGTAACTACTCCAGGCAACCCTGGCGTGAACTTCACCGTCGTGAACCCCGTTGACAAGCCGGATAGGTATATACTCGCCCTCGCCATAGTTGTATCGCCTGAGCATGCACGGGAACTAGAGAAAATGAAGCCTGCTGAGAGGCTTAGAGTGATGAATAGCATTCTATCCAAGGCTCTAACCGTGTGCATAGACTGTAAGATAATGGTGCAGCCGAATATAGTTACCCCGCAGACAATAACTGTGAACATGGAGTTTTTCGAGGATGAGTTACGCAGCTACGGTAAGTCATTCTTTCTAAGGCTTGTATGGAGATTCCTCAACACTTACCTGGCGATAGTCTCAGGGTTTAACGAATGGATGCCTGTGCCGCCGCCCAGCACGGATAAGTTGTCGCCACAAACCTTTATATAG
- a CDS encoding hydrogenase maturation protease, producing MHQSSPRPETTDPQGFFTLLKHILSGKVLVAGVGSPLRMDDQAGLVFCDKLVGRGIACIKCEYGLENCISEILNAEVEKLVIVDAVIYRGARPGEIIIASEDSLAEKYRLATTHTIPFGLLSRMLHDAGIKEVYVVGVVPLNLDYGVEISSEVAESVEKLVNAFSMILLERGKR from the coding sequence ATGCACCAAAGTAGCCCACGACCCGAGACCACTGATCCACAGGGGTTTTTTACTCTACTTAAACATATTTTAAGCGGTAAAGTACTAGTAGCTGGTGTAGGATCTCCTCTTAGGATGGATGATCAAGCAGGCCTGGTGTTCTGCGATAAACTAGTTGGAAGAGGTATTGCATGCATTAAATGCGAGTATGGTTTAGAGAACTGTATAAGCGAAATACTAAATGCCGAAGTGGAGAAGCTGGTGATAGTTGATGCAGTGATATATAGGGGGGCCAGGCCAGGAGAGATAATCATAGCTAGTGAAGACTCCCTAGCAGAGAAATACAGACTAGCGACAACTCATACAATACCATTTGGGTTATTATCAAGGATGCTCCATGATGCCGGTATTAAAGAAGTATACGTGGTTGGTGTAGTACCGTTGAACCTAGATTATGGAGTAGAGATCTCTAGTGAAGTGGCTGAGAGTGTTGAGAAATTAGTTAACGCCTTCTCAATGATCCTCCTGGAACGTGGGAAACGGTGA
- a CDS encoding ArsR/SmtB family transcription factor, producing MIKERILEFLKEVYPTDLPINEVARRLGISRSTAAKYIAVLKAEGRVECRRVGKAKLCRTRGGA from the coding sequence TTGATCAAGGAGAGGATCTTAGAGTTCCTTAAGGAAGTTTACCCAACGGACCTGCCCATAAACGAGGTCGCTAGGAGGCTGGGCATCTCGAGGAGTACAGCAGCTAAGTACATCGCCGTGCTTAAGGCCGAGGGCAGGGTCGAGTGCAGGCGCGTGGGCAAGGCCAAGCTCTGCAGGACTAGGGGCGGTGCCTAG
- a CDS encoding protein-tyrosine phosphatase family protein, whose translation MPGKLAQSPMPRLSDIPALTRYFTGVVALMDQYDAPLNYVESLASHGLKVLYIPTRDQHPVELLDLLKATFFIEYHVKNGGAVLVHCVSGLGRSSVVTASFLVFNGLTAYDAVMELRSIIPGAIENPWQVKMVRTYEVFLNSLSELGLLRSVADWIKVADSRITRHLSKVIQFHIELHDPLHINTPCMRQGLRRLITAYLSGKNILSHIDEELCLPETLDYDYSGRVVTLYIDTVDKPVVTLLCDDDCSAITNKAMECRKHALELLGGDIVFKWDYYSNYV comes from the coding sequence ATGCCCGGTAAGCTAGCTCAATCACCTATGCCTAGATTAAGTGATATCCCTGCACTAACACGATACTTTACCGGGGTAGTGGCATTAATGGATCAGTATGATGCACCGTTAAACTATGTTGAATCACTAGCCAGCCACGGCCTGAAGGTCCTATACATACCTACTAGGGATCAACATCCTGTTGAACTACTCGATCTCTTAAAGGCTACTTTCTTCATAGAGTACCATGTAAAAAACGGTGGAGCTGTTCTAGTACACTGTGTCAGCGGGCTCGGGAGGAGCAGTGTGGTTACGGCGTCATTCCTGGTCTTCAATGGTTTAACCGCATATGACGCAGTTATGGAGTTGAGGAGTATTATACCAGGGGCGATTGAAAACCCTTGGCAGGTTAAAATGGTTAGGACATACGAGGTCTTCCTGAATAGCCTAAGTGAGCTGGGGTTACTCCGTAGTGTAGCCGACTGGATTAAAGTAGCTGACTCCAGGATAACTAGGCATTTATCCAAGGTCATCCAGTTCCACATAGAACTACACGACCCTCTTCACATTAATACTCCCTGTATGAGGCAAGGATTAAGGCGGCTCATCACCGCGTACTTGTCTGGGAAGAATATACTGAGCCACATAGACGAGGAACTATGCCTCCCAGAAACACTAGACTACGATTACAGTGGTAGAGTGGTTACATTATACATAGATACCGTTGACAAACCAGTTGTTACGCTATTATGTGATGACGATTGCAGTGCAATAACTAATAAAGCAATGGAGTGCAGGAAACATGCATTAGAACTCCTCGGAGGGGATATTGTTTTCAAGTGGGATTACTACTCCAATTATGTTTAG
- a CDS encoding mechanosensitive ion channel domain-containing protein: MSEPSKDSIGSALARVVLYAVIVAIVMGILQWFFTQGVDLLVKTTKLEGLQVLKDYAAYIYIIVLLVLGWMIVNSVAQLFYTMLKPRYGVSSAAAVRSLVKILGLGGLLAGIAGGVAGGAAGVALGGFIGLVIGFATQQVLGQAVAGMFILLARPFKIGDIVDIAGESGVEVKDISTMFTIVQRSDGVEVLIPSSMIIGQKIVIRKRA; this comes from the coding sequence GTGAGTGAGCCAAGTAAGGACTCTATAGGCAGTGCGTTAGCCAGAGTAGTGTTGTATGCTGTGATAGTAGCCATAGTAATGGGTATACTCCAATGGTTCTTCACACAAGGGGTGGATTTACTGGTTAAAACCACTAAGCTAGAAGGATTACAGGTCTTGAAAGACTATGCTGCATACATCTACATAATAGTCTTACTAGTACTGGGCTGGATGATAGTCAACTCAGTAGCACAGCTATTCTACACGATGCTGAAGCCAAGATACGGTGTATCATCAGCTGCAGCCGTGAGGAGCTTGGTTAAAATACTCGGCCTAGGAGGCCTGCTAGCAGGCATTGCAGGTGGAGTAGCTGGTGGGGCAGCTGGAGTAGCCCTAGGAGGCTTCATAGGCTTAGTCATAGGCTTCGCTACACAGCAGGTGCTTGGACAGGCTGTTGCCGGGATGTTCATATTATTAGCGAGGCCATTCAAGATCGGGGATATAGTAGATATAGCCGGTGAAAGCGGTGTTGAAGTCAAAGATATATCAACAATGTTCACCATTGTACAGAGGAGTGATGGAGTTGAAGTACTGATACCGAGTAGCATGATCATTGGGCAGAAGATAGTTATAAGGAAGAGGGCGTGA
- a CDS encoding putative zinc-binding protein: protein MSTQQKTSRYQLLPHCGTHAEKLIIVATCDGASSVGQIGNEVARRLTKTFPDKVRMCCLSAVGAGSKTHIEIFKKAVAVIAINGCQLSCASNVLRQKGIEPTYEITVAKEGPNKLPTLDFDDEDVQKIADKITKEFLTQFFAGNKASTQ from the coding sequence TTGAGCACTCAGCAGAAAACAAGTAGGTACCAGCTACTCCCGCACTGCGGGACACACGCTGAGAAACTAATCATCGTTGCTACGTGCGACGGAGCATCATCGGTAGGCCAGATAGGTAACGAGGTAGCGAGGAGACTCACTAAGACATTTCCGGACAAAGTGAGGATGTGCTGCCTCTCAGCAGTAGGTGCAGGGAGCAAGACGCACATAGAGATCTTCAAGAAGGCTGTCGCAGTAATAGCTATTAACGGTTGTCAACTAAGCTGTGCGTCAAACGTTCTCAGACAGAAAGGAATAGAACCAACATACGAGATCACAGTAGCTAAGGAGGGACCCAACAAACTCCCAACACTAGACTTCGACGATGAAGACGTGCAGAAGATAGCTGACAAAATCACGAAGGAATTCCTCACACAGTTTTTCGCGGGAAACAAGGCAAGCACTCAGTAA
- a CDS encoding class I SAM-dependent methyltransferase, whose product MSSFNEEYFRRLTYFGYRFRTWRAIVRLYEDVLRRASSVVGVNMLDGRGKRALDVGCALGVTTRWLASLGYEAVGLDISEVIGVAKRVNPKLEFVQADALSMPFAPCSFDLIVAFKVFEHLPNAGRFILSLWRTLREGGVVIITAESRTLVRLAYDLLGGERTHINLRKPHEAEEAFKRAFNNVFVIRELLLPIPPHLLNRYFVIYGVPNHLESGYVLIAWNKVGDIQCG is encoded by the coding sequence ATGAGCAGCTTTAATGAGGAGTACTTTCGAAGGCTAACATACTTCGGATATCGCTTTAGGACGTGGCGTGCTATTGTAAGGCTCTATGAAGATGTCCTTAGGAGGGCTAGCTCCGTTGTTGGAGTAAACATGCTTGATGGTCGGGGGAAGAGGGCATTAGATGTAGGCTGTGCACTTGGAGTGACAACTAGGTGGCTTGCCTCGCTTGGCTATGAAGCAGTGGGACTGGACATATCTGAGGTTATAGGGGTGGCTAAGAGGGTGAACCCGAAGCTAGAATTTGTGCAGGCCGATGCCCTTTCGATGCCCTTTGCCCCCTGCTCGTTTGATTTGATAGTTGCCTTCAAGGTATTTGAGCACCTCCCAAATGCAGGCAGGTTTATTCTAAGTTTGTGGAGGACGCTAAGGGAGGGAGGGGTGGTTATAATCACTGCTGAATCAAGAACTTTAGTAAGGCTCGCTTACGATCTTCTTGGAGGGGAGAGAACACATATCAACTTGCGTAAGCCGCATGAAGCCGAGGAAGCCTTCAAACGAGCCTTTAATAACGTCTTCGTAATTAGAGAGCTTCTCCTTCCAATACCGCCCCATCTCCTCAACAGGTACTTCGTGATTTATGGCGTGCCAAACCACTTGGAGAGCGGCTATGTTCTCATAGCGTGGAACAAGGTGGGGGACATCCAGTGCGGATAA